Proteins encoded by one window of Cylindrospermum stagnale PCC 7417:
- a CDS encoding RpiB/LacA/LacB family sugar-phosphate isomerase: MKIAIGSDERTHLTDKVIAELQQRGYEVLPCGSLVENESDVDWPLSSSQVAVAVASQQADEGIVFCWTGTGASIAANKVSGIRAALCHDAETARSARIWNHANVLVLSLRATTEAIAKEILDAWFTTPFSSDEWNLQQIKRIKQLEQSAKD; this comes from the coding sequence ATGAAAATTGCTATTGGCAGTGATGAACGCACACATCTAACCGACAAGGTAATTGCTGAACTCCAGCAGCGTGGTTATGAAGTTTTACCCTGCGGTTCTTTGGTTGAGAATGAGTCAGATGTTGATTGGCCTCTCAGCAGTAGTCAGGTTGCGGTTGCTGTAGCTTCCCAGCAAGCAGATGAGGGTATAGTATTTTGTTGGACTGGTACAGGGGCATCGATTGCGGCTAACAAAGTTTCTGGGATTCGTGCGGCTTTGTGTCATGATGCGGAAACTGCCCGCAGCGCACGCATTTGGAACCATGCTAATGTGCTTGTTCTGAGTTTGCGTGCTACGACAGAAGCGATCGCTAAAGAGATATTAGATGCTTGGTTTACCACACCTTTTTCTAGCGATGAGTGGAATTTACAGCAAATCAAGCGAATTAAACAGTTAGAGCAAAGTGCGAAAGATTGA
- a CDS encoding heavy metal translocating P-type ATPase: protein MLYPQRLNQFTKEHADAVAALVCGFLLFLGWFALHLGWLGLALLLLPAAYVIGGYESAREGLTTLFKEKELDVDLLMIVAAVGAASLGLWKQEYHLIIDGAILILIFAISGALEGYAMRRTERSIRSLMKLTADTARVLRQGREQEIPISQLQVGDEIVVKPGEIIPTDGLIVSGYSTLNQAAITGESLPVEKTVGEEVFAGSINGYGALKLKVHKPAESSLIQRVIRLVEQAQTEAPPSQEFIERFERRYALVIVIAGIMLAILPPFVLGWDWETTIYRALTFLVVASPCALMAAIMPTLLSGIANGARQGILFKNGAQLEMVGKVRAIAFDKTGTLTTGQVQVCQVIAADDFSEANVLKSAASVESSSEHPIGKAIVQAAGDLDWVHAVEVQAVPGLGIVGMEQEKKIIVGNANFVQGYVGNLPDKLRETAECLEKEGKTVVWVGQIEQVIGLIAIADQVRDQAAATITRLRKLGVAEIVMLTGDNRRTAHTVAQAVGIERVYAELLPEDKLDVIRSLQKQYQTVAMVGDGINDAPALAQANVGIAMGVAGSDVALETADIVLMADKLEKIAVAIHLGRRSQNIVQQNITVALSFIVLLLIGNFLGNINLPIGVIGHEGSTVLVTLSGLRLLKK, encoded by the coding sequence ATGCTCTACCCCCAGCGTTTAAACCAATTCACTAAAGAACACGCCGATGCTGTCGCGGCATTGGTTTGTGGCTTCCTGCTATTTCTCGGCTGGTTCGCTTTGCATCTTGGCTGGCTAGGTTTAGCCCTGCTGCTGTTACCTGCTGCCTATGTCATCGGCGGCTATGAAAGCGCTCGTGAGGGACTGACTACCCTTTTTAAAGAAAAAGAACTAGACGTGGATTTGCTGATGATAGTGGCGGCTGTAGGTGCTGCTAGTTTGGGATTATGGAAACAGGAATATCATCTAATTATTGATGGGGCGATTTTGATTCTCATTTTTGCCATTAGCGGTGCTTTGGAAGGTTACGCCATGCGTCGCACTGAACGCAGTATCCGCAGTTTGATGAAACTTACAGCCGATACAGCGCGGGTTTTGCGTCAGGGTAGAGAACAGGAGATTCCCATTTCTCAGCTACAGGTAGGGGATGAAATTGTCGTCAAACCGGGTGAGATAATTCCTACTGATGGGTTGATTGTGTCTGGTTACAGTACCCTGAACCAAGCTGCAATTACTGGGGAGTCTTTACCTGTTGAGAAGACTGTGGGGGAAGAAGTTTTTGCCGGTTCAATTAACGGTTATGGGGCGTTGAAACTGAAGGTACATAAACCGGCAGAAAGCAGTTTGATTCAGCGGGTGATTCGTTTGGTAGAACAAGCGCAGACAGAAGCACCACCTTCTCAAGAGTTTATCGAGCGATTTGAACGCAGGTATGCGTTGGTAATTGTGATTGCTGGGATAATGCTGGCAATTTTACCGCCGTTTGTTTTGGGTTGGGATTGGGAAACAACGATTTATCGGGCGTTAACTTTTTTGGTGGTAGCTTCTCCCTGTGCTTTAATGGCGGCTATTATGCCGACGCTGCTTTCGGGAATTGCTAATGGTGCTAGACAGGGAATTTTGTTTAAAAATGGTGCCCAGTTGGAGATGGTTGGCAAAGTTAGGGCGATCGCATTTGATAAAACTGGTACCCTAACAACAGGACAGGTGCAGGTGTGTCAAGTGATTGCTGCTGATGACTTCAGCGAAGCAAATGTATTAAAATCCGCCGCATCTGTAGAATCATCTTCTGAACATCCCATCGGTAAAGCAATTGTCCAAGCGGCTGGTGATTTAGATTGGGTTCACGCAGTAGAGGTGCAAGCTGTCCCAGGACTTGGTATTGTGGGGATGGAACAAGAGAAAAAGATAATTGTTGGGAATGCCAATTTTGTCCAGGGGTATGTTGGCAATTTACCAGATAAATTGCGGGAAACGGCGGAATGCTTGGAGAAAGAGGGTAAAACTGTAGTTTGGGTAGGGCAAATAGAACAGGTGATCGGATTAATTGCGATCGCCGATCAAGTAAGAGATCAAGCTGCTGCAACTATTACCCGGTTGCGGAAACTGGGAGTTGCAGAAATTGTCATGTTAACTGGCGATAACCGGCGAACCGCCCACACTGTCGCCCAAGCAGTCGGAATTGAGCGAGTATATGCCGAACTTTTGCCAGAAGATAAGCTAGATGTAATTCGCAGTCTCCAGAAACAATATCAAACTGTGGCAATGGTGGGGGATGGGATTAATGATGCCCCTGCTTTAGCTCAAGCGAATGTAGGTATTGCTATGGGAGTAGCTGGGAGTGATGTGGCTTTAGAAACAGCAGATATAGTATTGATGGCAGACAAGTTAGAAAAAATTGCGGTGGCGATTCATTTGGGCAGGCGATCGCAGAATATAGTACAACAGAATATCACTGTAGCTCTTTCGTTCATTGTTTTACTATTGATTGGCAACTTTCTGGGGAATATAAACCTCCCCATCGGTGTAATTGGCCATGAAGGCTCTACTGTGTTAGTTACCCTCAGCGGTTTAAGATTGCTGAAAAAGTGA
- a CDS encoding alpha/beta hydrolase, which yields MLNKGKGRNLQLVAGFFCTSGKALTLTIALMQFFGANTSAQAAETIVVRIGLLEESISLAELQKAADTGVVPPSLKPFTQRLSEQQRRFFLGGLKMPVPINVVSINRLLNTQLGTTILNDVSTAIVRKDKAGLQALRAGFVLGSTAPQGLSVLSFIAAYPSKYLTINLPQALIVAGGLNTSFWRTQQFMLAIAPRLDPRQPQMAFSFDPSQEGSAQVQELNLKLNDPLRVRSIPVDVYWSTAATLEKPVIVLSHGLGSIRTDLRYLAEHLASHGYIVAALEHPGSNAINTNSAILGKNSILKPQEFLERPRDVSFVLDELEKLNQTANNPLQGKLATNKAMVIGYSFGGATALSLAGAELQLGGLKQRCQNKINVLSLGEGIQCLAQGLPENSYQLRDARIKQAIALSPTTSLLFGETGLSKVQIPTLVLASSADKTTPALTEQIIGFTKIPSPKWLVGVLGGTHLSVKDPSTTLDQKEKLNTPFSGGEVVGDQATDVRKLVNVVALAFAAQMTPEASKYAAFLTSDYAQFASTQAFPFRLVTEIPPDAMGLINEFGGNQVSQP from the coding sequence ATGTTGAACAAGGGAAAAGGTCGAAATCTCCAGCTAGTTGCAGGTTTCTTTTGCACATCGGGCAAAGCCCTTACCCTAACTATTGCTCTAATGCAATTTTTTGGGGCAAATACCTCCGCACAAGCGGCTGAGACGATTGTTGTGCGTATTGGACTCTTAGAAGAATCCATTTCCCTTGCGGAGTTGCAAAAGGCTGCGGATACTGGAGTAGTTCCTCCGAGTTTAAAACCTTTTACCCAGCGATTATCAGAACAACAACGCCGCTTTTTTTTGGGGGGGCTAAAAATGCCCGTACCTATAAATGTTGTCAGCATTAATAGGTTACTTAATACCCAGTTGGGCACAACCATTCTTAACGATGTCTCGACGGCGATAGTCCGCAAAGACAAAGCTGGACTACAAGCATTAAGAGCAGGATTTGTCTTAGGCTCTACCGCTCCCCAGGGACTTTCTGTACTCAGTTTTATTGCGGCTTATCCTAGTAAATACTTGACAATTAATTTGCCCCAGGCATTAATAGTTGCAGGCGGTTTAAATACTTCTTTTTGGCGCACTCAGCAATTTATGCTGGCGATCGCACCCCGACTCGACCCCAGACAGCCGCAAATGGCTTTCTCCTTTGATCCCAGCCAAGAAGGCAGCGCTCAAGTACAAGAACTTAACTTGAAGTTGAATGACCCTCTGCGGGTTCGCAGTATTCCTGTTGATGTTTATTGGTCAACTGCGGCAACTCTTGAGAAACCTGTAATTGTCTTGTCTCACGGCTTGGGTTCAATTCGCACTGACTTACGCTACCTGGCAGAACATTTAGCTTCTCACGGTTATATAGTTGCAGCTTTAGAACATCCTGGTAGTAATGCGATAAATACCAACTCTGCAATCCTTGGCAAAAATAGTATCCTCAAGCCTCAGGAGTTTTTGGAACGTCCTAGAGATGTTAGTTTTGTCCTTGATGAACTAGAAAAGCTGAACCAAACTGCTAATAATCCACTGCAAGGTAAGCTAGCAACCAATAAAGCGATGGTTATTGGTTATTCTTTCGGTGGTGCTACAGCTTTATCACTTGCTGGGGCTGAGTTACAACTGGGGGGACTCAAACAACGCTGCCAAAATAAAATCAATGTGTTGAGTCTGGGTGAAGGTATCCAGTGTCTTGCTCAAGGATTACCAGAAAACAGCTATCAACTGCGGGATGCTAGGATCAAACAAGCGATCGCACTCAGTCCCACAACTTCTTTGTTATTTGGCGAAACTGGTTTAAGCAAAGTACAAATCCCAACTTTAGTGTTAGCAAGTTCCGCGGATAAAACCACCCCAGCTTTAACAGAACAGATTATCGGATTTACCAAAATTCCATCTCCTAAATGGCTGGTTGGTGTTCTTGGCGGCACACATTTGAGTGTGAAAGACCCCAGCACCACTTTAGATCAAAAGGAAAAATTGAATACACCGTTTAGTGGTGGTGAAGTTGTGGGTGATCAAGCAACTGATGTTCGCAAATTGGTGAACGTTGTAGCTTTGGCATTTGCTGCACAGATGACACCTGAAGCCAGTAAATATGCTGCTTTTCTCACCTCAGATTATGCTCAGTTTGCCTCAACCCAGGCTTTCCCATTCCGCTTAGTGACAGAGATTCCGCCTGATGCTATGGGATTAATAAACGAATTTGGCGGGAATCAAGTAAGTCAACCATAA
- a CDS encoding glycosyltransferase family 4 protein, protein MHILIYSYNYHPEPIGIAPLMTELAEGFAERGHVVRVITGMPNYPQREIYEGYRGKWYLTEEKNGVTIQRSYLRIKSKPNLIDRLLLELSFVLSSLPQAFKGQRPDVIILTTPPLLVTLPATLLGWLYNCPVVLNLQDILPEAAVRVGLLKNKWMIRGLAALEKFAYRAARSISVITESFSENLVDKGVPVKKIVCIPNWVNVNFIRPLPKKSNPWISTHQLHGKFVVLYSGNIALTQGLETVIAAAARLRHISEIAFVIVGESTALTRLQDYCLSCGADNVLLLPLQPREELPQMLAAADVGLVVQKCNIISFNMPSKLPLLLASGCAIVGSVPATGTAAKAINESGGGLVVEPESPAALAEAVLDVYHNPLLAAQLGQKGRQFAQEHYSLEQALDQYEELFSQIITKRSPNLDSIPELSSKKSVADI, encoded by the coding sequence ATGCACATTCTGATTTATTCCTACAACTATCATCCAGAGCCGATTGGCATTGCTCCCTTGATGACTGAACTCGCAGAAGGATTCGCGGAACGAGGCCATGTTGTGCGGGTGATTACAGGAATGCCTAACTATCCTCAGCGCGAGATTTACGAGGGTTATCGGGGTAAGTGGTATCTGACTGAAGAAAAAAATGGTGTTACCATCCAGCGAAGTTATTTGCGGATTAAGTCTAAACCCAACCTCATAGACAGGCTATTACTGGAATTGAGTTTTGTCTTGAGTAGCTTGCCCCAAGCCTTCAAAGGGCAGCGTCCTGATGTAATTATTTTAACAACTCCTCCCTTATTAGTTACCTTGCCTGCAACCCTACTTGGTTGGTTATACAACTGCCCAGTGGTGCTAAATTTGCAAGATATTCTCCCAGAAGCTGCCGTGCGCGTCGGTTTGCTGAAAAACAAATGGATGATTCGTGGCCTTGCAGCTTTAGAGAAATTTGCCTATCGGGCTGCACGCAGCATTTCTGTTATCACAGAAAGCTTTAGTGAGAATTTAGTAGATAAGGGCGTACCTGTTAAGAAGATTGTTTGCATTCCCAATTGGGTGAATGTGAATTTTATCCGCCCCTTACCAAAGAAGAGCAATCCCTGGATATCTACCCATCAATTGCATGGAAAATTTGTAGTACTTTACTCTGGTAATATTGCGCTGACACAAGGTTTAGAGACAGTAATCGCCGCCGCAGCTCGCTTGCGTCATATTTCAGAAATTGCTTTTGTCATCGTCGGCGAATCAACAGCTTTGACAAGGTTGCAGGACTATTGTTTGTCTTGTGGAGCAGATAATGTCTTGCTGCTACCATTGCAACCACGAGAAGAACTACCCCAAATGCTAGCAGCCGCTGATGTGGGGTTGGTTGTACAGAAGTGCAATATAATTTCCTTTAATATGCCTTCTAAATTGCCGTTGCTGCTTGCAAGTGGTTGCGCGATTGTGGGTTCAGTTCCCGCTACTGGCACAGCTGCAAAAGCCATCAACGAGAGTGGTGGCGGCTTAGTTGTAGAGCCAGAATCACCGGCAGCTTTAGCGGAGGCAGTGCTAGATGTATATCATAATCCCCTGCTAGCGGCACAGCTAGGTCAGAAAGGGAGACAATTTGCTCAAGAGCACTATTCTTTGGAGCAAGCACTAGATCAGTATGAAGAGCTATTTTCTCAGATCATTACCAAGCGATCGCCAAATTTGGATAGTATACCGGAGTTGAGTTCCAAGAAATCAGTTGCTGATATTTGA
- a CDS encoding AAA family ATPase has product MLKRIYIDNFRGLVNFELNFDSINLFLGGNGAGKSTVFDVLLKIQTFVSGDEKVEVIFKSSDCTRWQKLAIQRFEIEITGNGGNYKYEFAIKHNSKKSKINVEYERLWFDNQPLLKFENGEVELFRDDYSEGSKYPFDWSQSMLSSLMPKSDNTKLIWFKNRIERFIIVKIIPSLMVDSSDKEEKQLTHRMENFVSWYRYLSHDQGKIADLMDVLKNVLDGFVSFKFDQYSEKHLSLKLRFSTNEDRKKIYDYSLSELSDGQKALLAVYTLLYCTESEDYTLCIDEPENFLALPEIQPWLIQLYDFCIDGKIQTLLISHHPVLINYLLASPIGYWFERESNASVRVKKISNQDAENTGLAISELIERGWLYEPA; this is encoded by the coding sequence ATGCTCAAGCGAATATATATTGATAACTTTCGCGGGTTAGTAAATTTTGAACTTAATTTTGATTCAATTAATCTGTTTCTCGGTGGTAATGGGGCGGGTAAATCAACTGTTTTTGATGTTTTGCTGAAAATTCAAACTTTTGTAAGTGGTGATGAGAAAGTAGAAGTAATTTTTAAATCTTCTGACTGTACTCGCTGGCAGAAGTTAGCAATTCAGCGTTTTGAGATAGAGATTACTGGAAATGGTGGTAATTATAAATATGAATTTGCGATTAAACATAATTCTAAAAAGAGTAAAATCAATGTTGAATATGAGCGATTATGGTTTGACAACCAACCTTTATTGAAATTTGAAAATGGCGAAGTTGAACTTTTTAGAGACGATTATTCAGAAGGTTCAAAATACCCATTCGATTGGTCGCAGTCTATGCTGTCTTCCTTAATGCCAAAGTCAGACAACACAAAGCTGATTTGGTTTAAAAACAGAATCGAGCGTTTTATTATTGTCAAAATTATCCCTAGTCTAATGGTTGACAGTAGTGATAAAGAAGAAAAGCAGTTAACCCATAGAATGGAGAATTTCGTTTCTTGGTATCGCTATCTTTCCCATGATCAAGGCAAAATAGCTGACCTGATGGACGTTCTCAAAAATGTATTAGATGGTTTTGTAAGTTTTAAATTTGACCAATACAGTGAAAAGCATTTATCTTTAAAATTACGATTTTCAACAAATGAAGATCGTAAAAAGATTTATGATTATAGCTTAAGTGAATTATCTGATGGTCAAAAAGCCCTTCTTGCTGTCTATACACTTCTTTACTGCACTGAATCTGAAGACTATACATTATGTATAGATGAACCAGAGAATTTTTTAGCCCTACCAGAAATTCAACCTTGGCTAATTCAACTTTATGATTTTTGTATTGACGGAAAAATCCAAACTTTACTAATTTCTCATCATCCTGTGTTAATTAATTATCTTCTGGCTTCACCTATAGGTTACTGGTTTGAACGTGAAAGTAATGCTTCTGTGCGGGTGAAGAAAATTAGTAATCAAGATGCCGAGAATACTGGACTAGCTATTTCAGAATTGATTGAGCGGGGATGGCTGTATGAGCCAGCGTAG
- the glyS gene encoding glycine--tRNA ligase subunit beta has translation MPAFLLEIGTEELPASFLSDAIRQWKERIPQSLEANSLNYEAVKVYGTPRRLTLLITGLPFQQPDKEEEIKGPPAQAAFKDGKPTPAAVGFAKKQGVELDALEVRPTDKGEFVFVNKKTPGRPLGEILTESVPQWVWNLEGKRLMRWGSGDRKFSRPIRWLVALLDAEILPLELENGGKTVKSDRITQTHRVLHPQPVTIPQATDYVNILRHASVIVDPEERANIITEQVEAAVQKLGGSTVFYPDLLAEVINLVEYPSAVIGKFEDEFLELPTEVITEVMVSHQRYFPVFKDDYQQELLPNFITISNGDPQKADIIAVGNEKVIRARLADGRFFYEADKAKPLESFLHQLEKVTFQEDLGSVRAKVDRVVKIAELISNQLHLEEDKSQKIQRAALLCKADLVTQMVYEFPELQGIMGEKYALASGEDQEVAKAIFEHYLPTGAGDNLPTTLTGTIVGLAEKLDTLVSIFGVGLIPTGSSDPFALRRAANAIINITWFANLKIQLATLLEQITTDFATTFDKDAAFLIITLREFFLQRIRILLREERQIDYDLVNAVLGENDPEYTERALKDLLDVRDRALYLQQIRNDGTLDKIYETVNRSTRLAAQGDLDKQQLEPTAVINPELFQKSTESAFYNALLELVPQTQAAQASRNYQLLVDALAKIAPTVSSFFDGADSVLIMDSNPDIKRNRLNLLGLLRNHARVLADFGAIVKNL, from the coding sequence ATGCCTGCGTTTTTATTAGAAATTGGTACAGAAGAACTACCTGCAAGCTTTTTGAGTGATGCTATCAGACAATGGAAAGAGCGCATTCCCCAAAGTCTGGAAGCAAATAGCCTCAATTATGAAGCTGTAAAAGTTTATGGTACTCCCCGGCGGTTAACGTTACTCATCACAGGTTTACCATTCCAGCAACCAGACAAAGAAGAAGAAATTAAAGGACCCCCCGCACAAGCAGCCTTTAAAGATGGTAAACCAACACCAGCAGCCGTGGGCTTTGCTAAAAAGCAAGGTGTGGAACTGGACGCCCTAGAAGTTCGCCCCACAGACAAAGGGGAATTTGTCTTTGTGAACAAAAAGACTCCCGGACGTCCTCTAGGGGAAATTCTCACAGAATCGGTTCCCCAGTGGGTTTGGAATTTAGAAGGTAAGCGGTTGATGCGTTGGGGAAGTGGGGATCGTAAATTTTCCCGCCCTATTCGCTGGCTGGTAGCTTTATTAGATGCCGAAATTTTGCCGCTAGAATTAGAGAATGGTGGCAAAACGGTAAAAAGCGATCGCATCACTCAAACTCATCGCGTCTTGCATCCCCAACCTGTAACCATTCCCCAAGCTACAGATTATGTAAACATTCTGCGCCATGCTTCTGTTATCGTTGACCCAGAGGAACGAGCAAACATCATCACAGAGCAAGTCGAAGCAGCAGTCCAGAAGTTAGGCGGATCTACAGTATTTTACCCCGACTTGTTAGCAGAAGTTATCAATCTTGTAGAATACCCTTCCGCAGTTATCGGCAAATTTGAAGATGAATTTCTAGAATTACCAACTGAGGTAATTACTGAAGTCATGGTTAGCCACCAGCGTTATTTTCCGGTCTTCAAAGATGATTATCAGCAAGAATTATTACCCAATTTCATCACCATTTCTAACGGCGATCCTCAAAAAGCAGATATCATCGCTGTCGGGAATGAAAAAGTAATTCGGGCGCGTTTAGCTGATGGAAGATTTTTCTATGAAGCTGATAAAGCTAAACCATTAGAAAGTTTTTTACATCAATTAGAAAAAGTCACTTTCCAAGAAGATTTGGGTTCTGTCCGAGCCAAAGTAGATAGAGTAGTCAAGATCGCAGAATTAATCAGCAACCAATTGCATTTAGAGGAAGATAAAAGCCAAAAAATCCAAAGAGCAGCATTACTGTGTAAAGCTGATTTAGTAACCCAAATGGTGTATGAATTCCCTGAATTACAAGGGATCATGGGCGAAAAATATGCTTTAGCTAGTGGTGAAGATCAAGAAGTAGCAAAAGCAATATTTGAACATTATTTGCCAACAGGTGCAGGTGACAATTTACCCACAACTCTCACTGGCACAATTGTTGGTTTAGCCGAGAAATTAGATACTTTGGTGAGTATTTTTGGTGTCGGTTTAATTCCCACCGGTTCATCAGATCCTTTTGCATTGCGTCGGGCGGCGAATGCGATCATTAATATTACCTGGTTTGCGAATTTAAAAATTCAATTAGCAACCTTGTTAGAACAGATAACCACAGATTTTGCGACCACTTTTGACAAAGATGCTGCCTTTTTAATTATCACATTGCGGGAATTTTTCCTCCAACGTATTCGCATCTTATTAAGAGAAGAAAGGCAAATTGATTATGATTTAGTCAATGCAGTTTTGGGCGAAAATGATCCAGAATATACCGAACGGGCGTTAAAGGATTTACTAGATGTGCGCGATCGCGCTTTATATCTGCAACAAATCCGCAATGATGGTACTCTAGACAAAATCTACGAAACCGTTAACCGTTCCACACGCCTAGCAGCGCAAGGTGATTTAGACAAACAGCAGCTAGAACCCACAGCGGTAATTAATCCCGAACTGTTCCAAAAGTCTACCGAGTCAGCTTTTTACAACGCCTTACTTGAGTTAGTCCCCCAAACCCAAGCAGCGCAAGCATCACGTAATTATCAACTGTTAGTAGACGCACTGGCAAAAATTGCCCCGACAGTAAGTAGCTTTTTTGATGGTGCGGATAGCGTATTAATCATGGATTCCAATCCTGATATCAAGCGTAATCGGTTGAATTTGCTGGGATTATTGCGAAATCACGCCCGTGTTCTTGCTGATTTTGGGGCGATTGTCAAAAATCTGTAG
- the murD gene encoding UDP-N-acetylmuramoyl-L-alanine--D-glutamate ligase, which yields MPEARVIGLGKSGVGAARLLKREGWEVEICDRHTSETLLQQQQELAAEQITVKLGYSPDLNSPDLPQLIVVSPGVPWDIPLLVKARDLGIETIGEMELAWRHLQTIPWVAITGTNGKTTTTALTAAIFQTAGLNAPACGNIGYAACEVALAAKPPNWVIGEISSYQIESSVTLAPRIGIWTTFTPDHLARHQTLENYYNIKAKLLHQSQLQIFNGDDTYLSKLGLNHWPDAFWTSVKGKDFLIGEKGFYIEDGWVIEKLNAETPPKPIVQVSALRMVGEHNQQNLLMSVAAARLAGIDSDSITRAISEFPGVPHRLEHICTWENIDFINDSKATNYDAAEVGLASVKSPAILIAGGEAKPGDDTGWLAKIQAKAAAVLLIGNAAPAFAQRLQEVGYSNYEIVETMSQAIPKSAELAKQYQAPVVLLSPACASFDQYPNFEVRGDDFRQLCLDWAKT from the coding sequence ATGCCAGAAGCTCGCGTTATTGGATTGGGAAAGTCCGGAGTTGGTGCGGCAAGATTGTTGAAACGGGAAGGTTGGGAGGTGGAAATTTGCGATCGCCACACCTCCGAAACCCTCCTGCAACAACAACAAGAACTTGCAGCTGAACAAATCACCGTTAAATTGGGATATTCTCCAGATTTAAATAGTCCTGATTTACCCCAATTAATAGTTGTCAGTCCTGGAGTACCTTGGGATATTCCCCTATTAGTTAAAGCCAGAGATTTAGGCATAGAAACCATCGGCGAAATGGAACTGGCTTGGCGACATTTGCAAACCATACCTTGGGTAGCAATCACCGGCACTAACGGTAAAACTACCACCACCGCCTTAACAGCCGCCATCTTTCAAACAGCCGGATTAAATGCCCCCGCCTGTGGCAACATTGGTTATGCTGCCTGTGAAGTCGCCCTAGCCGCAAAACCTCCCAATTGGGTAATTGGAGAAATTAGCAGCTATCAAATAGAATCTTCTGTCACCCTCGCACCCCGCATTGGTATTTGGACGACTTTCACACCAGATCATTTGGCGCGTCATCAGACTTTAGAAAACTACTACAATATTAAAGCCAAGCTTTTACATCAGTCTCAACTGCAAATTTTCAATGGAGACGATACTTACTTGAGCAAGTTAGGTTTAAATCATTGGCCCGATGCTTTTTGGACAAGCGTCAAAGGCAAAGATTTCCTAATTGGCGAAAAAGGTTTTTACATAGAAGATGGCTGGGTGATAGAAAAGTTAAATGCTGAAACTCCACCAAAACCGATTGTGCAAGTGTCTGCTTTGCGAATGGTGGGAGAACATAATCAGCAAAACCTTTTGATGTCCGTAGCCGCAGCCAGATTGGCAGGAATTGATAGCGATTCTATTACCCGTGCAATTAGTGAATTCCCTGGCGTTCCCCATCGTTTAGAACATATCTGCACTTGGGAAAATATTGATTTTATTAACGACAGCAAAGCTACCAACTACGATGCAGCCGAAGTAGGTTTAGCATCTGTGAAAAGTCCGGCAATTTTGATTGCCGGTGGTGAAGCTAAACCTGGTGATGATACTGGCTGGTTAGCAAAAATTCAAGCCAAAGCCGCTGCTGTTTTACTAATTGGTAATGCTGCACCTGCATTTGCCCAACGCCTGCAAGAAGTGGGATATAGTAATTATGAAATTGTAGAAACCATGTCTCAGGCAATTCCCAAATCGGCGGAATTAGCCAAACAATATCAAGCGCCTGTAGTATTGCTATCTCCAGCTTGTGCGAGTTTTGACCAATACCCGAATTTTGAAGTGCGGGGCGACGATTTCCGCCAATTGTGCCTTGATTGGGCAAAAACCTGA